From a single Lolium rigidum isolate FL_2022 chromosome 7, APGP_CSIRO_Lrig_0.1, whole genome shotgun sequence genomic region:
- the LOC124670564 gene encoding CBL-interacting protein kinase 2 → MADQKGNILMKKYEMGKMLGQGTFAKVYHARNIETSQSVAIKVTDKEKVLKGGLTDQIQREISVMKLVKHPNIVQMYEVMATKTKIYFVLEHVKGGELFNKVQRGRLKEDAARKYFQQLICAVDYCHSRGVYHRDLKPENLLLDEDSNLKISDFGLSTISECKRHDGLLHTSCGTPAYVAPEVINRKGYDGAKADIWSCGVILFVLLAGYLPFQDKNLMTMYKKIGKGEFKCPSWFSTDIRRLLLRILDPNPSTRVSIEKIMTHPWFRKGLDAKLLRYNLQARDAIPVDLTAASDSLSSSNSTSECKQQEAKNPTNLNAFDIISLSTGLDLSGLFEESEKKSESKFTSTNTAPMIVSKIENIAKSLRLKLTKKDGGMLKMEGSRPGRKGVMGIDAEIFEVTPNFHLVELKKTNGDTLEYQKVLNQDMRPALKDIVWAWQGEQPRQQQQSC, encoded by the coding sequence ATGGCAGACCAGAAGGGGAATATTCTGATGAAGAAGTACGAGATGGGGAAGATGCTCGGGCAAGGCACCTTTGCCAAGGTTTACCACGCCCGAAACATCGAGACCTCGCAGAGCGTTGCCATCAAGGTGACCGACAAGGAGAAGGTTCTGAAAGGTGGGCTCACGGATCAGATCCAAAGAGAGATTTCTGTGATGAAGCTGGTGAAGCACCCAAACATCGTGCAGATGTATGAGGTTATGGCCACCAAAACGAAGATATACTTTGTGCTGGAGCACGTGAAGGGTGGTGAGCTGTTCAACAAGGTACAGAGAGGAAGGCTCAAGGAAGATGCTGCGAGGAAGTACTTCCAGCAGCTCATCTGCGCGGTTGACTATTGTCACAGCAGGGGTGTATACCACCGTGATCTGAAGCCAGAGAACCTTCTTCTTGATGAGGACAGCAACCTCAAGATTTCAGATTTCGGGCTCAGCACTATTTCTGAGTGCAAGAGGCATGATGGGTTACTCCACACATCCTGTGGCACTCCTGCTTATGTTGCTCCAGAGGTCATCAATAGGAAAGGCTATGATGGCGCCAAGGCCGACATATGGTCTTGCGGGGTGATTCTCTTTGTGCTTTTGGCTGGGTATCTCCCATTCCAAGACAAGAATCTCATGACTATGTATAAGAAGATTGGGAAAGGAGAATTCAAATGTCCGAGTTGGTTCTCTACGGATATTCGAAGGCTTCTGCTAAGGATTCTTGATCCTAACCCCAGTACAAGGGTATCAATTGAAAAAATCATGACACATCCTTGGTTCAGAAAGGGTCTAGATGCGAAGCTGCTCAGATATAATTTGCAAGCAAGAGATGCCATTCCTGTTGACTTGACCGCGGCTTCCGATTCATTGAGCAGTAGCAACTCAACATCAGAGTGCAAGCAGCAAGAAGCAAAAAATCCCACCAATCTGAATGCCTTTGATATAATATCCCTTTCCACTGGACTCGACCTCTCTGGTCTTTTTGAGGAGTCTGAAAAGAAGAGCGAGTCCAAATTCACATCCACTAACACAGCTCCGATGATCGTGTCGAAGATTGAGAATATTGCAAAGTCTTTGCGACTAAAGCTCACGAAGAAAGATGGTGGTATGTTGAAGATGGAAGGTTCCAGGCCAGGAAGGAAAGGTGTGATGGGTATTGATGCTGAGATATTCGAGGTTACCCCTAACTTTCATCTTGTGGAGTTAAAGAAAACAAATGGTGATACCTTGGAGTACCAGAAGGTCTTGAACCAAGACATGAGGCCTGCACTGAAGGACATAGTCTGGGCTTGGCAAGGCGAGCAACCCAGGCAGCAGCAGCAATCATGCTGA